One window of the Candidatus Neomarinimicrobiota bacterium genome contains the following:
- a CDS encoding M3 family metallopeptidase, whose protein sequence is MKGIMLVALSCSPGPNPLLTPYGTPFDVAPFDKITEDHYMPAIEEGMTQQLAEIQVIVVNEAEPTFANTIEALEFSGSTLDRVSAVFFNLEGANTNERMQELARQISPLLSGHDDEILLNSQLFERVQAVWSQREELDLDVEQATLLRETYRTFIRNGARLDEAQKGELTKINQELSKQSVAFGEHILAENNAFELVIGDEEELAGLPESSISAAVETAGERGHKDKWVFTLHKPSLIPFLQYSAVRAYRERIFKGYIMRGDNGDENDNNVIAARMAALRVRRANLLGYPTHAAYVLEENMAKTPETVYGLLDQLWAPALAKAKREAAEFQAMIDAEGGGFKLEPWDWWYYAEKVKKAKYDLDDEQLRPYFELENVIQGAFEVGNRLWGLTFEERFDLPKYHEDVRTFEVKDRDGSHLAVYLVDYYPRASKGGGAWMNSFRKQSKVRGQRVTPVIYNVGNFTKPTADKPALITFEEAKTLFHEFGHALHGFLSDVTYNSLSGTAVPRDFVEVFSQVMENWASAPEVLKLYARHYETGEPIPDELIAKITRASTFNQGFATVEYLAASYLDMDWHSLTDTAAQSPADFEAMSLDRIGLIPEIVTRYRSPYFSHIFAGGYSAGYYGYIWAEVIDADAFQAFKETGDIFDPATAQSLRENVLSRGGTEEPMTLYKRFRGREPEIEPLLVRRGLD, encoded by the coding sequence ATGAAGGGAATCATGCTCGTGGCACTGTCGTGCTCACCGGGGCCCAATCCGTTGCTGACACCGTACGGTACCCCCTTCGACGTAGCTCCGTTTGACAAGATTACCGAAGACCACTACATGCCGGCGATAGAGGAGGGTATGACCCAACAGCTGGCGGAGATACAGGTCATAGTGGTTAATGAGGCTGAGCCCACTTTCGCCAACACCATTGAGGCGCTGGAGTTTTCGGGGTCGACGTTGGACCGGGTGTCGGCAGTATTCTTCAACCTGGAGGGGGCCAACACCAACGAGCGCATGCAGGAACTTGCCCGGCAGATATCGCCGCTGCTGTCAGGGCACGACGACGAAATTCTGCTGAACAGCCAACTGTTTGAGCGGGTGCAGGCGGTATGGTCGCAGCGGGAGGAGCTGGATTTGGACGTGGAGCAGGCGACCCTCCTGCGGGAGACCTATCGCACCTTCATACGCAACGGCGCGCGATTGGATGAGGCGCAAAAGGGGGAGCTGACCAAGATCAACCAGGAGCTCTCCAAGCAGTCGGTGGCGTTTGGCGAGCACATTCTGGCTGAGAACAACGCGTTCGAACTGGTGATCGGCGACGAGGAGGAACTGGCGGGACTGCCAGAGAGCAGCATCAGCGCCGCCGTTGAGACGGCCGGGGAGCGGGGGCACAAGGACAAATGGGTTTTTACCCTGCACAAGCCAAGCCTGATTCCATTCCTGCAGTACTCGGCTGTGCGGGCTTACCGGGAGCGCATCTTCAAGGGCTACATCATGCGCGGCGATAACGGCGACGAGAACGACAATAATGTGATTGCCGCTAGAATGGCGGCGTTGAGGGTACGGCGGGCGAACCTGTTGGGATACCCCACGCATGCAGCCTATGTGCTGGAGGAAAATATGGCCAAGACGCCGGAAACGGTGTACGGCCTGCTGGATCAGCTGTGGGCCCCGGCACTGGCCAAGGCCAAGCGGGAGGCGGCGGAGTTCCAGGCCATGATCGACGCCGAGGGGGGCGGCTTCAAGCTGGAACCGTGGGACTGGTGGTATTACGCCGAGAAGGTGAAGAAAGCCAAGTACGATCTGGATGATGAACAACTGCGTCCCTACTTCGAGCTGGAGAACGTGATCCAGGGGGCTTTCGAGGTGGGCAACCGGCTGTGGGGCCTCACATTTGAGGAGCGTTTCGACCTGCCGAAATACCACGAGGACGTGCGCACGTTCGAGGTTAAGGACAGGGACGGGTCACACCTGGCCGTCTATCTGGTGGACTATTACCCCCGGGCCAGCAAGGGGGGTGGTGCGTGGATGAACTCCTTCCGCAAGCAGTCCAAGGTGCGTGGGCAGCGAGTGACGCCCGTAATTTATAATGTAGGCAACTTCACCAAGCCCACCGCCGACAAGCCGGCGCTAATCACCTTTGAGGAGGCCAAGACCCTATTCCACGAATTCGGCCATGCGCTGCACGGCTTCCTGTCGGACGTCACCTACAACAGCCTGTCGGGAACGGCGGTGCCGCGGGACTTTGTGGAGGTGTTCTCCCAGGTGATGGAAAACTGGGCCTCGGCGCCGGAGGTGCTGAAGTTGTATGCCCGACACTACGAGACGGGCGAGCCCATCCCGGATGAGCTCATCGCCAAGATTACGCGGGCAAGCACCTTCAACCAGGGGTTCGCCACGGTTGAGTACCTGGCGGCGAGCTACCTGGACATGGATTGGCACAGCCTCACCGATACGGCGGCGCAGAGCCCGGCTGACTTTGAAGCTATGTCGCTGGATCGGATCGGCCTCATTCCGGAAATTGTAACGCGCTACCGGAGCCCGTACTTTTCCCATATCTTCGCTGGCGGCTATTCCGCAGGCTACTACGGCTACATCTGGGCGGAGGTCATCGACGCCGACGCCTTCCAAGCCTTCAAAGAGACGGGCGATATCTTTGACCCGGCTACGGCGCAGTCGCTGCGGGAGAACGTGCTCTCGCGGGGAGGCACCGAGGAACCCATGACGCTGTACAAGCGGTTTCGGGGACGGGAGCCGGAGATTGAGCCGCTGCTGGTGCGCCGGGGATTGGACTAG
- a CDS encoding amidohydrolase family protein, producing MAAHAHGTAGIKAAIEAGVMIVFGTDSGVYPHGDNAREFAAYVEAGMSPLEALRTATVYAADLLGVDDRGIIASGMLADLVVVRGNPLEDITAMEQVAFVMKGGTIYKR from the coding sequence GTGGCTGCCCACGCCCACGGCACCGCCGGCATCAAGGCTGCCATCGAGGCCGGTGTGATGATCGTTTTTGGCACCGACTCGGGCGTCTACCCCCACGGCGACAACGCCCGGGAGTTTGCTGCCTACGTGGAGGCCGGCATGTCGCCCCTGGAGGCCCTGCGCACCGCCACGGTCTACGCCGCCGACCTGCTGGGCGTGGACGACAGGGGCATCATCGCTTCGGGCATGCTCGCCGACTTGGTGGTGGTCCGCGGCAATCCCCTGGAGGACATCACCGCCATGGAGCAAGTCGCCTTCGTTATGAAGGGGGGTACCATATACAAGCGTTGA
- a CDS encoding amidohydrolase family protein, whose protein sequence is MVIEGDRIRSVGGQVPAGARVIDLGDVTLLPGLMDMHTHLGYDLSKESFIRAVKETALDEALRSARNGSLTLMASFTTVRNVGSRGFSEVALMRAFDQDLLPGPRIFPAGHSLGITGGHCDATGWAPGILEIGPEEGVADGIDEVVKAVRYQTKHGAKVIKICATASVLSYEVSVGPSSTLPMSCGPSLRRPPATASRWLPTPTAPPASRLPSRPV, encoded by the coding sequence ATGGTCATCGAGGGTGACCGCATCCGCTCCGTGGGTGGCCAGGTTCCCGCCGGTGCCCGGGTCATCGATCTGGGCGACGTAACCCTCCTGCCCGGCCTCATGGACATGCATACCCACCTGGGTTACGATTTGAGCAAGGAGTCCTTTATCCGGGCCGTGAAGGAGACCGCCCTGGACGAGGCCCTGCGCAGCGCCCGCAACGGCAGTCTCACACTCATGGCCAGCTTTACCACCGTCCGCAACGTGGGTTCCAGAGGCTTCTCCGAGGTTGCCCTTATGCGCGCCTTTGACCAGGACCTCCTCCCCGGACCCCGCATCTTTCCCGCCGGCCATTCTCTCGGTATTACCGGCGGCCATTGCGACGCCACCGGCTGGGCCCCCGGCATTCTGGAGATTGGCCCCGAGGAAGGCGTCGCCGACGGCATTGACGAAGTGGTTAAGGCGGTGCGCTACCAGACCAAACACGGCGCCAAAGTCATCAAGATATGCGCCACCGCCAGCGTCCTCTCGTACGAGGTATCCGTCGGCCCCAGCAGTACGCTGCCGATGAGTTGCGGGCCTTCGTTGAGGAGGCCGCCCGCCACGGCATCAAGGTGGCTGCCCACGCCCACGGCACCGCCGGCATCAAGGCTGCCATCGAGGCCGGTGTGA
- a CDS encoding aminopeptidase P family protein has product MHRALVSTVLILILNVVQAGDRGTDLSRVRSERLTVLLPRLLAEKDIDCWLTFTREGATDPLLKRLGSNRMVARAALIFARSADDGYRRIAIAASYDVEPLNASALYDTVIAYRSEGIRPHLQTVIAQLAPRTIAVNFSRDVPMADGLSTGMLHYLEEVLPGYRERFVSAEELIISLFSRKLPAEIAATREAAERTQMILAEALSRKVIKAGRTTELDVANYLRRRAAKLGMEESCMSIVAGPQRGHSDPSGRVIQRGDLVRADVCFKVRGYSCDIQRTAYVLRKGETEAPAYVEQLWADARAANRAALAVLRPGVTGNEVDQAGRSYLESHGFEGYPHAAGHPIGLQVHDIGPLLAPDWPDRYGNLGFFLLETDMTLAVEPLLYTNEPRLGGAINVGIEENVVLTENGYQVLGQLQETLWIIK; this is encoded by the coding sequence GTGCATCGCGCCCTTGTATCCACCGTCCTAATTCTGATCCTGAACGTCGTTCAGGCCGGCGACCGGGGCACGGATCTGTCCCGCGTCCGCAGCGAGCGCCTGACCGTGCTGCTGCCGCGCCTGCTGGCGGAGAAAGACATTGACTGTTGGCTCACCTTCACCCGGGAAGGGGCCACCGATCCCCTCCTGAAGCGGTTGGGTAGCAACCGCATGGTGGCGCGGGCGGCGCTGATCTTTGCCCGCTCCGCCGATGACGGCTACCGGCGCATCGCCATCGCCGCCTCTTACGATGTGGAGCCGCTCAACGCCAGTGCCCTGTATGACACCGTGATTGCCTACCGCAGCGAGGGCATCCGGCCTCATCTGCAGACGGTGATTGCCCAGCTGGCACCGCGGACCATCGCCGTGAATTTTTCCCGGGACGTGCCCATGGCCGACGGATTGTCAACGGGGATGCTGCATTACCTGGAGGAGGTGCTTCCGGGCTACCGGGAGCGGTTCGTTTCTGCGGAGGAACTGATCATTTCGCTGTTCAGCCGCAAGCTGCCGGCGGAGATTGCGGCCACCCGGGAGGCTGCGGAGCGTACCCAGATGATCCTGGCGGAGGCTTTGTCGCGGAAGGTGATCAAGGCGGGGCGGACGACGGAACTGGACGTGGCCAACTACTTGCGCAGGCGGGCGGCAAAGCTGGGGATGGAGGAGTCGTGCATGAGTATCGTGGCGGGGCCGCAACGGGGGCACTCGGATCCCTCGGGGCGGGTGATTCAGCGAGGGGACCTGGTACGGGCGGATGTCTGCTTCAAGGTGCGGGGCTACTCCTGCGACATCCAGCGCACGGCCTACGTACTCAGAAAGGGGGAGACGGAGGCGCCCGCGTATGTGGAACAATTATGGGCGGACGCCCGGGCGGCGAACCGGGCGGCGTTGGCCGTGCTGAGGCCGGGTGTCACCGGCAATGAGGTGGACCAAGCGGGGCGGTCGTACCTGGAGAGCCACGGCTTTGAGGGTTACCCCCACGCGGCGGGGCACCCCATCGGGCTACAGGTGCATGACATCGGCCCCCTGCTGGCGCCGGACTGGCCCGACCGCTACGGCAACCTGGGATTCTTTCTTCTGGAGACGGACATGACGCTGGCGGTGGAGCCACTGCTGTATACTAACGAGCCACGTCTTGGGGGTGCCATCAACGTGGGCATCGAGGAGAACGTGGTGCTCACAGAAAACGGCTACCAGGTGCTGGGGCAGCTCCAGGAGACGCTGTGGATAATCAAGTAG
- a CDS encoding winged helix-turn-helix transcriptional regulator: MIDRTCASSKVNLPVLESTQRHLSGLDELPAQAKCFSLLGDPTRLRLLLSLAYARELCVCDLADILAMETSAISHQLRKLKDGGLVTSYREGPTIYYQLLPEILRDVLAYARSLLLDNSGARAVAGELFTPGLASAPT, translated from the coding sequence ATGATTGACCGCACCTGCGCAAGCTCCAAAGTGAACCTCCCGGTGCTTGAGAGCACCCAGCGCCACCTCTCCGGCCTGGACGAGCTGCCAGCCCAGGCAAAGTGCTTCAGCCTGCTGGGCGACCCTACCCGCCTCAGGTTGCTGCTGAGTCTGGCCTACGCACGCGAACTCTGCGTATGCGACCTGGCCGATATCCTCGCCATGGAGACTTCCGCCATCTCGCACCAGCTCCGCAAACTCAAGGATGGCGGCCTGGTCACCAGCTACCGCGAGGGCCCCACCATCTATTACCAGCTTCTGCCTGAGATTCTGCGGGACGTGCTCGCCTATGCCCGGTCTTTGCTGCTGGATAACTCGGGGGCCCGTGCCGTCGCGGGTGAGCTGTTCACACCCGGTCTGGCCTCCGCCCCTACTTGA
- a CDS encoding JAB domain-containing protein yields MIHTDATLAAPFLHAPRLLSRLTEHLSRNRFDQFLVVLLDDRDEVIDLVALSDGLPDGDGVHPRDALRLILDRKAAAVIFVHNHPAGNPEPSPADLRLALRLDDACRGIDVRVYDHLIIGRGDTWSFAAGGLVTDNSGATT; encoded by the coding sequence ATGATCCACACTGATGCCACCCTAGCAGCCCCTTTTCTCCACGCACCACGGCTCCTCTCGCGCCTCACGGAGCACCTCAGCCGCAACCGGTTCGATCAGTTTCTGGTGGTCCTGCTGGATGACCGCGATGAGGTCATTGACTTGGTGGCACTGTCCGATGGCCTTCCGGATGGCGACGGAGTGCATCCCCGCGACGCACTCAGACTCATCCTCGACCGTAAAGCCGCGGCGGTGATCTTCGTCCACAACCACCCTGCCGGCAATCCTGAGCCTAGCCCCGCCGACCTGCGTCTCGCTCTGCGGCTCGACGACGCCTGCCGTGGCATCGACGTGCGGGTGTACGATCACCTCATCATCGGCAGGGGCGACACCTGGTCCTTCGCCGCCGGGGGCCTAGTGACCGACAACTCTGGAGCCACAACATGA
- the radC gene encoding DNA repair protein RadC, producing MPASSSRESPATRAGQKGGHYARLRNRFLSNGLDGFLDYEVIELLLKLADPRPDHKPTAKALLVRFKSLGGVLDARPSLLKSVKGVGDRNIFGLRLVQAVARRYLKEGVIERDYIQTASQVLSYLIHHLKNRNLEQFMVILLNSRNQVLDLVTLFEGSLASSAVYPREVIRLILERNAAAVIFVHNHPSGNLTPSEQDLQLTKRLKRACETIDVKVHDHLIIGGNEHFSFADHNLL from the coding sequence ATGCCAGCCAGCAGCAGCAGGGAAAGCCCGGCCACCCGTGCGGGCCAGAAGGGTGGGCACTATGCCCGCCTGCGCAACCGTTTTCTGTCCAACGGCCTGGATGGTTTTCTGGACTACGAGGTCATCGAACTTCTGCTGAAACTGGCCGATCCCCGTCCCGACCACAAACCCACTGCCAAGGCCCTTCTCGTCCGGTTCAAGTCTCTCGGCGGCGTCCTCGATGCCCGCCCCAGCCTGCTCAAATCTGTGAAAGGGGTAGGTGACCGCAACATCTTCGGATTGCGCCTCGTCCAGGCCGTTGCCCGGCGCTATTTGAAAGAGGGCGTCATCGAGCGCGACTATATTCAAACCGCTAGCCAAGTGCTCTCCTATCTGATTCACCATCTGAAAAACCGCAACCTGGAGCAGTTTATGGTCATCCTGCTCAACAGCCGCAACCAGGTCCTCGATCTAGTGACCCTCTTCGAGGGCAGTCTCGCAAGCAGCGCCGTCTACCCCCGCGAAGTTATCAGACTTATCCTGGAGCGCAACGCGGCGGCAGTGATCTTCGTCCACAATCACCCCTCCGGCAACCTCACCCCCAGCGAGCAGGACCTGCAACTCACCAAACGCCTCAAGCGCGCCTGCGAAACCATTGATGTAAAGGTGCACGACCACCTCATCATCGGCGGCAACGAGCACTTCTCTTTCGCTGATCACAATTTGCTATAA
- a CDS encoding 6-carboxytetrahydropterin synthase translates to MPKIVSYRKNKGLTRTTSMKVVRRFRWSMAHRLTHGYEGRCASLHGHEYEVEVTVAGEVDGMGLAVDFADIKRVCQGWIKEHLDHTTIVSSEDSSLLAFLKTEAQRYYEVPFNTTAENLAGHLREVLQKELDRALERPLSVAHIRLLETPSSWVELP, encoded by the coding sequence ATGCCGAAGATTGTATCGTACCGGAAGAACAAGGGGCTGACGCGGACCACCAGCATGAAAGTGGTGCGGCGCTTCCGGTGGAGCATGGCCCACCGCCTGACCCACGGCTACGAAGGGCGCTGCGCGTCACTGCACGGCCACGAGTACGAGGTGGAGGTGACGGTGGCCGGCGAGGTAGACGGCATGGGTCTGGCGGTGGACTTTGCCGATATCAAGCGGGTGTGTCAGGGGTGGATCAAGGAGCACCTGGACCACACCACCATCGTGTCCAGCGAAGACAGCTCGCTGCTGGCATTCCTGAAAACCGAAGCGCAGCGCTATTACGAAGTGCCATTCAACACCACGGCAGAAAACCTGGCGGGGCACCTTCGGGAAGTGCTGCAAAAGGAGCTGGACCGGGCATTGGAGCGGCCCCTGTCGGTAGCGCACATCCGGCTGCTGGAGACGCCCAGCAGTTGGGTAGAGCTGCCCTAG